One part of the Cytophagia bacterium CHB2 genome encodes these proteins:
- a CDS encoding polysaccharide biosynthesis tyrosine autokinase yields MKEKIIRRTPIADYVRILYRSRWLILASFLGVMFITLYLNLTAVPLYQANAKVMVKMESNMALPIFGGSAWQMETTISNQVEIIKGRALAKAVAQRLLDSEHARQLPILLGAPAHAEHQGSRLSRIMAAFSGDEAEGDSARPAAPVRLREIEAVARHLPRLLEVTPIRSTDMILISVTSKDPQEAMAIANAYVEAYSELNRAMSQAEVRQVKIFLENQLNLIQQQLAESEIALKDYSREASTLTLTDEANGIVSKLVEFESLHQEALTELASSYERLAFIDRQLGRRIDIEAVSATSYLEVLKTEMARLQQERALHAAYLINNGSYEEKNSRLQELDGQIARLTQKYKTELAQAATQDLLAPEALQDEIITRKFEVEANIESLKPKVAALEKIVKDYAQKLESLPEKKLMLARLQRSAQVDEKIYLMMKEKYEELRITEVGQLGDVRIIEPAERPEVPLGPNKKLNLILGMMLGVGVGVGLAFLRDMLDNSVHAIEDLERLGQPVLGSIPLINENGAIARLRHSANGALNGASHNGTNGAAIAKNESAEFGRTAARLITHFAPKSPVSEAYRTLRTNIQYTHIDKPLRTLLVTSPGPGDGKSTSVANLAIVMAQMGSKVLLIDADLRRPVLHTVFKLDRRIGLSNVLAGRAEIAEAISPTEIDNLHVMPCGTLPPNPSELLGSSAMQQTLEGLKREYETVLFDSPPVIAVTDAAVLARYVDGVFLVVKSGHTSKEAAFRSYTLLNQARAKVLGTLLNSVKIESMYGSYYYYYHYHYYANNSNGKLPKTQRKLLSWPWG; encoded by the coding sequence ATGAAAGAAAAAATAATACGCCGAACCCCGATTGCGGACTATGTACGGATTTTGTATCGCAGCCGCTGGCTGATCCTGGCGTCTTTCCTCGGGGTCATGTTCATAACATTGTATTTGAACCTTACGGCGGTGCCGCTTTATCAGGCGAACGCCAAGGTGATGGTCAAAATGGAATCCAACATGGCCCTGCCGATCTTCGGCGGCAGCGCCTGGCAAATGGAAACGACGATCAGCAATCAGGTCGAGATCATCAAGGGACGCGCGTTGGCGAAAGCCGTCGCCCAGCGTTTGCTCGACTCCGAGCATGCGCGCCAATTGCCCATTCTTCTTGGCGCGCCGGCGCATGCCGAACATCAGGGCAGCCGGCTGTCCCGCATCATGGCCGCGTTCTCCGGGGATGAAGCAGAAGGCGATTCTGCCAGACCCGCAGCCCCGGTTCGCTTGCGGGAGATAGAAGCTGTCGCGCGCCATCTGCCACGGCTTCTCGAGGTGACGCCGATCCGCAGCACCGACATGATTTTGATCAGCGTCACTTCGAAAGATCCGCAAGAAGCAATGGCCATCGCCAACGCTTACGTCGAAGCCTACAGCGAGCTGAATCGCGCCATGAGCCAGGCGGAAGTGCGCCAGGTGAAAATTTTTCTGGAGAATCAGCTCAACCTTATCCAGCAACAACTCGCCGAATCCGAGATCGCGCTGAAAGACTATTCGCGCGAGGCCTCGACGCTCACCCTCACCGACGAAGCCAATGGCATCGTCTCGAAGCTGGTGGAATTCGAGTCTCTGCATCAGGAAGCCCTGACCGAGCTGGCGTCTTCATACGAGCGCCTGGCGTTCATCGACCGACAACTGGGACGCCGGATCGACATTGAGGCTGTTTCGGCCACTTCGTATTTGGAGGTGTTGAAAACGGAAATGGCCCGGCTGCAGCAAGAACGCGCCTTGCACGCGGCCTATCTCATCAACAACGGCAGCTATGAGGAAAAAAACTCCCGGTTGCAGGAATTGGACGGCCAGATCGCCCGGCTGACACAAAAGTACAAAACCGAGCTGGCCCAGGCGGCGACGCAGGATTTGCTTGCCCCGGAAGCCCTGCAGGACGAAATCATCACCCGCAAGTTCGAGGTGGAAGCGAATATCGAATCGCTCAAGCCGAAAGTGGCGGCGCTGGAAAAGATCGTCAAGGACTATGCGCAAAAGCTGGAAAGTTTGCCGGAGAAAAAACTCATGCTCGCCCGGCTGCAGCGCTCGGCCCAGGTCGATGAGAAAATCTATTTGATGATGAAGGAGAAGTATGAGGAGCTGCGCATCACTGAAGTCGGCCAACTCGGCGACGTGCGCATCATCGAGCCGGCCGAGCGCCCCGAGGTGCCGCTTGGCCCGAACAAGAAATTGAATTTGATCCTGGGCATGATGCTGGGCGTGGGCGTGGGCGTGGGCCTGGCTTTTCTGCGCGACATGCTCGACAATTCCGTGCACGCCATCGAAGATTTGGAACGCCTGGGCCAGCCGGTATTAGGATCGATTCCCCTGATCAATGAAAACGGCGCCATCGCGCGCTTGAGGCATTCCGCCAACGGCGCACTCAACGGCGCTTCGCACAACGGCACGAACGGCGCGGCGATAGCAAAAAACGAGAGCGCGGAGTTTGGGCGCACCGCCGCGCGCCTTATCACACACTTTGCGCCGAAATCGCCGGTATCCGAAGCCTACCGCACACTGCGCACGAATATCCAGTACACCCATATCGACAAGCCGTTGCGCACGCTGCTGGTGACCAGTCCCGGCCCGGGTGATGGCAAATCGACTTCCGTGGCGAATCTCGCCATTGTGATGGCGCAAATGGGCAGCAAGGTTCTATTGATTGATGCGGATTTGCGGCGGCCGGTGCTGCATACCGTTTTCAAGCTGGATCGCCGTATCGGCCTGTCGAACGTGCTGGCCGGGCGCGCGGAGATTGCCGAAGCGATTTCCCCCACGGAAATCGACAATCTCCATGTCATGCCGTGCGGCACATTGCCGCCGAACCCTTCGGAGCTGTTGGGCAGCAGCGCCATGCAGCAAACGCTGGAAGGGCTGAAGCGCGAATACGAAACCGTGTTGTTCGACAGTCCTCCGGTCATCGCCGTGACCGATGCCGCGGTGCTGGCGCGATATGTCGACGGCGTGTTTCTGGTGGTAAAATCCGGACACACCAGCAAAGAAGCGGCATTTCGTTCGTACACGTTGCTCAATCAGGCCCGAGCCAAAGTTCTGGGCACTCTGCTGAACTCCGTTAAAATCGAGAGCATGTACGGCAGTTACTATTATTACTATCATTATCATTACTACGCCAACAACAGCAACGGCAAGCTGCCAAAAACGCAGCGGAAACTGCTCTCCTGGCCATGGGGATGA
- a CDS encoding DUF1670 domain-containing protein, with protein sequence MSNRVVPEELRRLEDKSLDGQLLWELENGFELSPRESQGVLDAVKLLYSERPAEKSGRVSLWVVKRDASVGKPLLELEKVEVWVTLHAGQEDLEAYAQYGHAGLRRQKVLRISEEIVEQNGVATQEDLARLLGTSVRTVRRDIAYLLKQGMRVITRGVYSDIGPSVSHKVVIVEMFLNGFVYSEICRKTQHSAKAVKRYVNTFGRVVRLYERGIKDAEEIAKYAGLSTRLVNEYLELYSRLGQKTGCRQRIKDLLEQLSSRPAYPGADKSGMKKGLPAGEEVR encoded by the coding sequence ATGAGTAACCGTGTTGTGCCTGAGGAGCTGCGTCGTCTCGAAGATAAGAGTCTTGACGGGCAATTGTTGTGGGAGTTGGAAAACGGTTTTGAGTTGTCGCCGCGTGAAAGCCAAGGGGTGTTGGATGCGGTAAAGCTGCTCTACAGCGAACGTCCGGCTGAGAAAAGCGGGCGTGTGAGTTTGTGGGTGGTGAAGCGCGATGCCAGCGTTGGCAAGCCGCTTTTGGAGCTGGAGAAGGTGGAAGTGTGGGTGACGTTGCACGCCGGGCAAGAGGATTTGGAAGCCTACGCGCAGTATGGTCATGCGGGATTGCGGCGACAAAAGGTTTTGCGGATCAGCGAGGAGATTGTTGAGCAAAACGGGGTTGCGACACAAGAGGATTTAGCGCGATTGCTGGGCACCAGTGTGCGCACGGTGCGACGCGATATCGCGTATCTGCTCAAACAAGGCATGCGCGTGATCACACGCGGGGTGTATTCCGACATTGGCCCGTCGGTGAGTCACAAAGTCGTGATCGTGGAAATGTTCTTGAACGGCTTTGTGTATAGTGAGATTTGCCGCAAGACGCAACATTCGGCCAAAGCGGTGAAGCGTTATGTGAACACGTTCGGTCGCGTGGTGAGATTGTATGAACGTGGGATTAAAGACGCGGAAGAGATTGCGAAATACGCGGGTTTGAGCACGCGCTTGGTCAACGAGTATCTTGAGTTGTATTCCAGGCTGGGCCAGAAGACCGGTTGCCGACAACGCATCAAGGATTTGTTGGAACAACTTTCATCGCGGCCTGCTTATCCGGGCGCGGATAAGAGCGGGATGAAAAAAGGGCTTCCGGCTGGGGAGGAGGTGCGATGA
- a CDS encoding DUF1670 domain-containing protein, translating into MKGYYGDRRDRFASLEKRGFRAALVRLLETEYKLIGSHRVLEMLSDEIVQLFEEYHPKRDRIEAGVICWVTTKKSVRKPGYGKRTEDYESIMVYLPLITGSDLDQRVFVKAGTKNSNYRINRERDLATMARLIKSAWEQGGMLSQAELCVLMNRSLTTMRRYVAEYEAQHPDDLLPLKGYILDQGSRPTHKGIILNLYEQGIDPTDIAARTNHSLHAVDRYIKAYEQVKGLLRKGLDRHEVSKVTGYSLKLVDAYASVAKHFHPKLVPVTVKLSEEKKASKKSH; encoded by the coding sequence ATGAAAGGCTATTACGGTGATCGACGCGACCGCTTTGCCAGCCTTGAAAAACGCGGGTTTCGTGCGGCTTTGGTGCGGCTGTTGGAAACGGAATACAAGCTCATTGGCAGCCATCGCGTGCTGGAGATGTTAAGCGATGAGATCGTACAGCTCTTCGAAGAGTATCATCCCAAACGCGATCGCATTGAAGCCGGCGTGATTTGTTGGGTGACCACGAAGAAGAGCGTGCGCAAGCCGGGCTATGGCAAACGCACGGAAGATTACGAGAGCATCATGGTGTATTTGCCGCTGATCACCGGCAGTGATTTGGATCAGCGCGTGTTTGTGAAAGCCGGCACCAAGAACAGCAACTATCGCATCAATCGCGAACGCGACCTCGCCACCATGGCGCGCTTGATCAAGTCGGCATGGGAACAGGGGGGCATGCTTTCGCAAGCGGAATTGTGTGTATTAATGAATCGCAGCCTGACCACGATGCGGCGCTATGTGGCGGAGTATGAAGCGCAACATCCCGATGACTTATTGCCGCTCAAAGGTTACATTCTCGATCAAGGCAGCCGGCCGACGCACAAAGGCATCATTCTGAATTTGTATGAACAAGGTATTGATCCCACCGATATTGCGGCGCGCACGAATCACAGCTTGCACGCGGTGGATCGCTACATCAAAGCGTATGAACAAGTGAAGGGGTTGTTGCGCAAGGGTCTTGATCGCCACGAGGTCAGCAAAGTCACGGGCTATAGTTTGAAACTGGTGGATGCGTATGCGAGTGTGGCGAAGCATTTTCATCCCAAGCTGGTTCCCGTGACGGTGAAGTTATCGGAGGAAAAGAAAGCTTCAAAGAAATCTCATTGA